The DNA region TGAAAAGTAAAAATTTCGCTCAGCCTCTGCTGTCGGTAATTCTAGAGATTTATTAGAATTTTATCCGCGGATGCGGGGTAATGTTTCAATACCTCATCGAGGTTAAATCGCAGGGCCCCTCCCACCTTATAGTGTGGTATGCGCCGACGGTGTACCAGGTAGTATATAGTGGATTTAGGAATCCCTAGCGCATTGGAAAGTTGGTCGATTTTCACCAGGTTGTCAGACAGCTTCATTGTCGTTCCCCCATTAGAAATGTAGAAAAGGAACCAATATTAGCCATTGGAAGTTCCTTTTGAGATGTCCTTAGAGGGAACTTCGTAGATAAAGGGGCTATTCTTTTTACCGGTACCCGTCCTGGAAACTTTGCCTTGTTTTTCCAGGACACGAAGTGCTGTTTTCATGGTTTTTGTCTTTCCTGTAACCATCGTCAACAAGTCCGGTTCAGATTGAGGACCCGTATTTTTAAGCGTGGACATTATTCTTACTTCGATTTCGCTTTGGTAAACATGAGTCCTATCTCCCGCACTAGAAAAAGACTTGTCTTCACTCATTTGGATTAAACAATCTTCGACACTATCGCCATACCGCTGGGTAGTACTGAAGTAGCGCTTATTATTGCGGTCTTTCTTTAGAGCGAAGTAAGTATCCAGTGAGGCAAGAAGAGCCGTTGAGCCCAAGATGCTATTATCAGAGTCGGAGTCACCTTTGTTCTGGTGATGAGTGAAAATAATTAGTGAATTCGTTTCTCTTGTGAGCTTAACGAAAGGCTCTAAAGCGTTATATACTTCGGTGTAATCATTTAAATCCTTTACATCCAAAGCCTTCCCTAAAGTGTCTACGATAACTACGCAAGGTGAGTTCTGCTTTACGGATTCCGAAAATGCCTCAAAACCTTTTTCCTTGAGACTTCCATGAAAGATCAAAATATCTTCTTCCGAAGCACTTAAGTTCCGCAAGTCACATTGTAGTTGGCCAAGATTACCCTCAAGTGCCAGATAGATAACCTTATACTTTAGACATTTCCTTCCCAAAAAATCCTGACCTCGCGAAATACACAAAGACATCCATAGCATAAGACTGGATTTTCCAACTTTGGGTTTACTGGCTATCATCGATACGCCGCCTAAACAAAATAGTCCCTCAACTATCCAGATAGGCTTGGGCAGATTTAGTTTTATAAAATCGGACATTGTCCACATCGACAACGCAGAATTTTCCGTACGGCTTTTATTTATCGCCTTCACTGAACTGTTTTTAGACCCGATGTCGCGCTTCCCATACTTAAGAGCCTTGTTATAATTTTCCAGTAAATCTCTTTCCTCCCAGGGAGGAAGGCACCTTTCGTTGTACTCTTTGAGAATTGGCAGCGCGTCCTTCACAGCAAGATTAAAATCCCGCGCTAATATGCAAGCCGTAGTAAAGAGGTTCTTGTATCCCCCGTCTCCCTCAAGTCCGCCCGGTATAAGCCTCACATATTTTCTTGCGCGTTCAACTGGTGTCATTTGTAACCTCCAAACTGTTCCCCAAGCTTCGAAATGATTTCCCAGCAGTGGTATCTTTTATTGGTAATTTCCTTAATGCGTACAAGTCGAGGATTGTTGAGATCTTTTAAATGGTAAAATCCCGGTAGTCGCATCACGCGAGGCAAATCGTTTATCTGACTGTCAGTTTTTAAATAATATGAAAGTTCTCTTTGAACTCCAGAAAAAAGTTCTTTCGGCTCACCTTCGTGCAGGAAATAATAGTTATGCTGCCCTCTCGCAGATTCAAGCATCAGCGACGCAGTGAGATCGAATGGAACGGAGTTCGAATCGTCGGCGTCGGTAAACTGCGCTCTGATTGCAATGATGTTAGACTCTCTGCGACCACGTAAGTCAGTTTTATTGATTGTAACGTAAACTCCCGCTCCCATTTTTTGTAGCCTAGTGAGTTCTGCCAGGTGATCTTTAAATGACCCGTGAAGGATTCTGGAACACTTCCTTTGGGCAACCGAGTATTGCGCTAAGCT from Bdellovibrionales bacterium includes:
- a CDS encoding helix-turn-helix domain-containing protein, whose protein sequence is MKLSDNLVKIDQLSNALGIPKSTIYYLVHRRRIPHYKVGGALRFNLDEVLKHYPASADKILINL
- a CDS encoding helicase RepA family protein is translated as MTPVERARKYVRLIPGGLEGDGGYKNLFTTACILARDFNLAVKDALPILKEYNERCLPPWEERDLLENYNKALKYGKRDIGSKNSSVKAINKSRTENSALSMWTMSDFIKLNLPKPIWIVEGLFCLGGVSMIASKPKVGKSSLMLWMSLCISRGQDFLGRKCLKYKVIYLALEGNLGQLQCDLRNLSASEEDILIFHGSLKEKGFEAFSESVKQNSPCVVIVDTLGKALDVKDLNDYTEVYNALEPFVKLTRETNSLIIFTHHQNKGDSDSDNSILGSTALLASLDTYFALKKDRNNKRYFSTTQRYGDSVEDCLIQMSEDKSFSSAGDRTHVYQSEIEVRIMSTLKNTGPQSEPDLLTMVTGKTKTMKTALRVLEKQGKVSRTGTGKKNSPFIYEVPSKDISKGTSNG